One Amorphoplanes digitatis genomic window carries:
- a CDS encoding lysine N(6)-hydroxylase/L-ornithine N(5)-oxygenase family protein, with protein sequence MSRDDDDRHFRCLGIGAGPANLSLASLMHGHTEITNRFLERRPTFGWHDGQQMPGATLQVSTLKDLVTLSDPTNAFSFLSYLHEQGRLYHFINAQFDAVPRQEFRNYMQWASRRNANIAFGEEVLSVDFDGEFVVRTTAGTMRADNIAIGVGTETWVPQHARDALGPTQFHVSEFLYRASELAGKRVAVVGGGQSGAEAFLDLISRPANELPRRVAWVSRRPNFLPIDDSPFTNDYYMPSFSDYFAKLERTTRDAFSRRHILTSDGISEPTLRDIYQRAYLHRFVHGSVDLFALYPNREVLQVTGAEDDGWKITLAHNDLHDVGEELDVDVIVWATGFRPARMDFLAPIAHRLEREGDELRIDDSFAVTWDGPADRNIFVQNAARGQRGLADPNLSLLAWRAQRIVDKIRGVRTENQTPSFIEWSSKQEVAS encoded by the coding sequence ATGTCGCGAGACGATGATGACAGACACTTTCGCTGTCTTGGCATCGGTGCGGGGCCGGCGAATCTGAGCCTGGCCAGCCTGATGCACGGGCACACCGAGATCACGAACCGTTTCCTCGAGCGCCGGCCGACCTTCGGCTGGCACGACGGCCAGCAGATGCCCGGCGCGACCCTGCAGGTGTCGACGCTGAAGGACCTCGTCACCCTCTCGGATCCGACGAACGCGTTCTCGTTCCTCTCCTACCTGCACGAGCAGGGCCGGTTGTACCACTTCATCAACGCGCAGTTCGACGCTGTGCCGCGACAGGAGTTCCGCAACTACATGCAGTGGGCCAGCCGGCGCAACGCCAACATCGCGTTCGGTGAGGAGGTGCTGTCGGTCGACTTCGACGGCGAGTTCGTGGTGCGCACGACCGCCGGCACGATGCGGGCCGACAACATCGCGATCGGGGTCGGCACCGAGACCTGGGTGCCGCAGCATGCCCGGGACGCACTCGGGCCCACCCAGTTCCATGTCAGCGAGTTCCTGTACCGCGCGAGTGAGCTGGCCGGCAAGCGGGTCGCGGTGGTCGGCGGCGGGCAGTCGGGTGCCGAGGCGTTCCTCGACCTCATCTCCCGTCCCGCCAACGAGCTGCCCCGCCGGGTGGCGTGGGTCTCGCGCCGGCCGAACTTCCTGCCGATCGACGACTCACCGTTCACCAACGACTACTACATGCCGTCCTTCTCGGACTACTTCGCCAAGCTCGAGCGGACCACCCGCGACGCGTTCAGCCGTCGCCACATCCTCACCAGCGACGGCATCTCCGAGCCGACCCTGCGCGACATCTACCAGCGTGCCTACCTGCACCGGTTCGTGCACGGCAGCGTCGACCTGTTCGCCCTCTACCCGAACCGGGAGGTGCTTCAGGTCACCGGCGCCGAGGACGACGGCTGGAAGATCACACTGGCCCACAACGACCTGCACGACGTCGGCGAGGAGCTCGATGTCGACGTCATCGTCTGGGCCACCGGCTTCCGGCCGGCCCGGATGGACTTCCTCGCACCGATCGCGCACCGGCTGGAGCGCGAGGGCGACGAGCTGCGCATCGACGACAGCTTCGCGGTGACCTGGGACGGCCCGGCGGACCGCAACATCTTCGTCCAGAACGCTGCGCGGGGGCAGCGCGGGCTGGCCGACCCCAACCTGAGCCTGCTCGCCTGGCGCGCACAGCGGATCGTCGACAAGATCCGCGGCGTCCGGACGGAGAACCAGACCCCCTCGTTCATCGAGTGGTCGAGCAAGCAGGAAGTGGCGTCGTGA